The following proteins are co-located in the Procambarus clarkii isolate CNS0578487 chromosome 16, FALCON_Pclarkii_2.0, whole genome shotgun sequence genome:
- the LOC138365233 gene encoding uncharacterized protein, producing MRCLRHILDITWQDKVTNNNVLRRISLNVMHLDYMRWITFSDVCHIKEMDLMQCSGVKRVGVRSVAACGIGPSEAAAAALRKYLGRVELSSSGQLQSGGQGTPVCRGPRPASPQASQHRNSVHGSTSCPYCRFSVNREPPTEARNVIEPPPKRRRIINNRVPIRDQENLILGGINIPAQSPLDSTQPSEWSTPVRSQPQLSQELEEDAPDGNQHASSDEEEEDNQPPVHDISDEEVNAPDSPEVHNLDNVVPRVLEVINHFEGSFSRHSFSIPGHLDADPSVYINRYREFFIEYIDNQFRQIQEEFPPSFHIYPDVSLILQKLNHADNQYEILDEVFSIRGETQIVTQEEVEVLVNSWVDEMSAKIDECLKNVQSSSVGIHSMSGFAINFSYIRHPMRLGSYVPYPAKLRGKETVFNPESEGDECLLQCIAAYKNLTLGRTMNNVRHHYKSLRWCRRFVVWADEIRFPVSFDNLKKIEKLNKISIYIYTVTHESNRYYLSLARKSQEKYADKVPLLLLEGKHLCLIKDFDKFVKSINNHSERIPNTHKFCKICLLHAPLDEIQAHEESCTVSQVFSFYNPSDKISFKNYGRTYSPTHTAYYDFECLLDRQNPRGMVECKHKAIAYAYMILDREFNVVETYSYVGPDAVNHFITKLEASWKAIHAQLPNFPKNLSREQERMFQRQNTCQLCHQTFKDKKDKHRHHNHAIQENNYLGAYCARCNLQCKNARRYLTTFSHNAAYDLGIILKELSKNPHRDVEILTKEGLKFMQVIIGKLKFLDSLALLNGSLGTLASEHVAGKKPTKYTEHILNGVSDEAKALLIKGKQSLCYDYISSMDVLDEPQLPSRDKFYNVLHDSALSEEDYNNALKVFNLGNCTNIKDYLMLYLKVDVGMLVDIFTLWRTSLKEIYELDIVFYVSLPSYAWDAFLFKSKVVLDYVYDQNIYDLLRRNLRGGFTSSIRQFTQAVNEHTTSNPSSDDDTHILYLDFNSLYAACMAEVLPQGGIRQLTDLERDTLLGQGLQHIPCDQDKGYWILCDTKHVSPEVARYTDDLPLVLSHTNITEEFLSEYSKKTLNDEKRKLPPKNTKLIASHLPQNDYLVSLDFLQLLLKLGLEVERVKTIYEFNQAPYLKDFISTNIRERANTTCKVKGKAFKLISNSLYGKSMTNISRYANTHHLVTTKHSFLTHARNPLYKRAVSLGQDRVLCTVMKDILKVTTPSYMGYQILQIAKRRLYEFWYNVVKAHYGERARLIYTDTDSFIFTLTCKDAFQEMTKAPLVDYMDFSNFDKDHPMYSATRKGELGLLKSEVKQKIITELIALKPKTYSLLTLDNEHLCKCKGIPYHQQKKITHASFQNTLETNTTFNFVSRSIRNVNGQICTCKTTKRGLSAFDDKRYLISPTESLAYGHPDIPEREVRVQVEEEVQEEVQVEEEVQVGDPVIVDNPQPRRQLFPIFNLWEKRDRVAQQLFPNNNN from the exons ttcatggttctacttcctgcccatactgtcgtttctccgttaaccgggaacctcccaccgaagccagaaacgtcattgaacctccacccaaacgccgtcgcatcataaataacc gagttcctattcgtgatcaagagaatctcatacttggtggaatcaacatcccagctc aatcgcccctggattcaacccaaccctctgagtggagcacacctgtacgcagtcaaccccagctgtcccaggagctagaagaagatgcgccagacggcaaccagcatgcatcttcagatgaagaagaagaagacaatcaaccccctgttcacgacatatcagatgaagaagtcaacgctccagattccccagaggtacATAACTTAGATAACGTTGTTCCGCGAGTGTTAGAAGTCATTAACCATTTCGAAGGTTCTTTCTCGAGACATTCGTTCTCCATTCCCGGACATTTAGACGCTGACCCCAGCgtatatataaataggtatagggaattttttatagaatatatagacaatcagttcagacaaatacaggaagaattccctccctcatttcacatttaccctgatgtaagcctaattttgcaaaaacttaatcatgccgacaatcaatatgaaatattagatgaagtattttcaattagaggcGAAACTCAGATTGTTACACAGGAAGAAGTGGAAGTTCTTgtaaattcatgggttgacgaaatgtctgctaaaattgacgaatgcctaaaaaatgtccaatcctcaagtgtaggaattcattccatgtcaggctttgccattaatttttcatatattcgccaccctatgcGCCTTGGATCTTACGTACCATATCCTGCAAAATTAAGGGGTAAAGAAACAGTATTTaatcctgaaagtgaaggagatgagtgtttgttacagtgcattGCCGCGTATAAAAACTTAACATTGGGCAGGACTATGAATAACGTTAGACATCATTACAAAAGCCTtcgatggtgtagaagatttgtagtatgggcagatgaaatTAGATTCCCTGTATCATTTGATAaccttaagaaaatagagaagcttaacaaaatttctatttatatttatacagtaactcatgaaagtaacagatactatcttagtttagctaggaaaagccaggaaaagtatgccgataaagtccctttgttgttattagaaggtaagcatctctgtctgatcaaggattttgataaatttgtaaagagTATTAACAATCATTCTGAAAGGATTCCTAACACTCATAAATTCTGCAAAATTTGTCTTTTGCATGCTcccttagatgaaattcaggctcacgaagagtcatgcactgtatcccaagtattttcattctataatcctagtgataaaatcagttttaaaaattacggtaggacctatagcccaactcacaccgcctattacgattttgaatgtctattagaccgtcaaaatcctagaggcatggtggaatgtaagcataaagcaattgcttatgcatacatgattttagacagggaattcaatgtcgtagaaacgtattcatacgtaggtccagatgcggtcaatcattttattaccaagctagaagcctcatggaaagctattcatgctcagctccccaacttccctaagaacttgtctagagaacaggaaagaatgtttcaaagacaaaatacgtgtcaattgtgtcatcaaactttcaaggataagaaagataaacatagacatcataatcatgctattcaggaaaataattacttaggtgcttattgtgctcgttgcaatttacaatgtaaaaatgctcgtagatacttaaccacattttcccataatgctgcctatgatcttggaattatacttaaagaactgtccaaaaatcctcaccgcgatgtagaaattctaaccaaggaaggattgaaatttatgcaagtcatcataggtaaacttaaattcctagatagcctagctctccttaatgggtcattaggaaccttagcaagcgagcacgttgccggtaagaaacccaccaagtacactgaacacatactaaatggcgtatccgatgaagctaaagctctgttaattaaaggtaaacaaagcctatgttatgattatatttcttccatggacgtgttagacgaacctcagctcccttcgcgagataagttttacaatgttttacatgactctgcactgtctgaagaagattataacaatgctcttaaagtatttaatttagggaactgtacaaacatcaaggattacctcatgttatatttaaaagttgacgtgggaatgctagttgatatatttacactttggcgaacatcactgaaagaaatttatgaactagatattgttttctatgtatcacttcctagttatgcttgggacgcgttcttatttaaatcaaaagttgtacttgactatgtgtatgatcagaatatatatgatttgttgagaaggaatcttagaggagggttcacatcttccattagacaatttacacaggctgttaacgagcacactacatctaaccctagctctgatgacgatactcacattttgtacctcgactttaacagcttatatgcagcgtgcatggctgaggtacttccccagggagggattagacaattaactgaccttgagcgggataccttattagggcaagggttacaacatatcccctgtgatcaagacaaaggctattggattttatgcgatacaaaacatgtatctcccgaggtagccaggtatactgatgatctgccccttgtactgtctcatactaatataacggaggagtttttgtcagagtacagtaagaaaacccttaatgatgaaaaacgtaagctcccacctaaaaatactaagttaattgcatcccacttgccccaaaacgactacttagtaagccttgatttcctgcaattgctattaaaacttggactagaagttgaacgagtaaaaacaatctatgaatttaatcaggctccctatttaaaagattttatttcaaccaacattcgagaacgagccaataccacctgtaaagttaaaggaaaagcttttaaactcataagtaatagtctgtacgggaaatcaatgacaaatatatctcgatatgctaatactcaccatctagtaacgacaaaacattcattcttaactcatgcaagaaaccctttgtataaacgagctgtctctttaggtcaagatagggttctctgtacagtaatgaaagacatccttaaagttaccactccttcttacatgggatatcagatcttgcagatagccaagaggcgtttatacgagttctggtataatgtagttaaagcccattatggggagagagctagactaatttatacggatacagactcattcatatttactctgacctgtaaagatgctttccaagaaatgacaaaagctcctctagtagattatatggatttcagtaatttcgacaaagatcatcccatgtattctgctactcgtaaaggtgaactaggactcctcaagtcagaagtaaagcagaaaatcataactgaattaattgcactcaagcctaaaacttactctctcctaacccttgataatgaacatttatgtaaatgtaaagggattccttatcaccaacaaaagaaaataacacatgcatcttttcagaacacattagagacaaatacaacttttaattttgtatcccgatctattcgtaatgttaatggacagatatgcacgtgtaaaacaactaagcgcggtctgtcagcttttgatgacaagaggtacctcattagtcccacagagtcattagcttacggtcacccagacattccagagcgtgaggtacgggtacaggtagaggaagaggtacaggaagaggtacaggtagaggaagaggtgcaggtaggggatccagtaattgtagataatccccaaccaagacgtcaattgttccccatttttaatctttgggaaaagcgggatagagtcgctcagcaattattccctaacaacaacaactaa